One Burkholderia vietnamiensis LMG 10929 genomic window carries:
- a CDS encoding methylated-DNA--[protein]-cysteine S-methyltransferase, with protein MTPALLIPSPLGDIAVRIEHDALTGLFFVGQKYYPSLAIAADEHAHVGASSLARHIADEVAEYFSGTRHTFSVPLQLNGTAFQRGVWQQLLAIPFGELVSYGDVTERLGLPMSAARAVGGAIGRNPVAIMVPCHRVIGASGSLTGYAGGIERKRALLSLEGARFVRGDRHAAQQAFAF; from the coding sequence ATGACTCCCGCGCTTCTGATCCCGAGCCCGCTCGGCGACATCGCCGTCCGTATCGAGCACGATGCGCTGACCGGCCTGTTCTTCGTCGGCCAGAAATACTATCCGTCGCTCGCGATCGCCGCGGATGAGCACGCGCACGTCGGCGCTTCATCGCTCGCGCGGCACATCGCCGACGAGGTCGCCGAATACTTCAGCGGCACGCGCCACACCTTCTCCGTACCGCTTCAGCTGAACGGCACCGCGTTCCAGCGTGGCGTCTGGCAGCAACTGCTCGCGATCCCGTTCGGCGAACTCGTGTCGTACGGCGACGTCACCGAGCGCCTGGGGTTGCCGATGAGTGCGGCGCGCGCCGTCGGCGGCGCGATCGGCCGCAATCCGGTCGCGATCATGGTGCCGTGCCATCGCGTGATCGGCGCGTCCGGCAGCCTCACCGGCTATGCAGGCGGGATCGAACGCAAGCGCGCGTTGTTGTCGCTCGAAGGCGCGCGCTTCGTGCGCGGTGACCGACACGCGGCGCAGCAGGCGTTCGCGTTCTGA
- a CDS encoding MFS transporter — protein MQSAVVGAVRAVASRYRWTVCALLFFATVINYMDRQILGLLAPMLQHDIGWTQVQYGRIVMAFTAFYAIGLLGFGRIVDWLGTRISYAAAMLMWSIAAMLHAAVGSVMGFAAVRALLGIGEGGNFPAAIKTTAEWFPRRERALATGIFNSGANIGAVFAPAIIPAIALAYGWRAAFVIIGAIGIVWLAVWLVLYRTADTRALAAEYDEPRDEAEALDAANADAGAPRWGELIRKRETWAFLIGKFLTDPVWWFYLFWLPKWLNESRGMDMQHIGLPLVCIYALTTVGSVGGGWLSSALLRAGWSVNGARKTAMLVCACCVLPIAFVSQVQSLWIAVTIVGLAAAAHQGWSANLFTTASDLFPRRAVASVVGIGGMAGSIGGVLFSEVIGQVLQRTGHYWVLFAIGALAYLLALAIMHALTPKMKPARLGA, from the coding sequence ATGCAATCTGCCGTTGTCGGCGCGGTGCGCGCCGTCGCCAGCCGCTACCGCTGGACCGTCTGTGCGCTGCTGTTCTTCGCGACGGTCATCAACTACATGGACCGGCAGATCCTCGGCCTGCTCGCGCCGATGCTGCAGCACGACATCGGCTGGACCCAGGTGCAGTACGGCCGCATCGTGATGGCGTTCACCGCGTTCTATGCGATCGGCCTGCTGGGCTTCGGGCGCATCGTCGACTGGCTCGGCACGCGCATCTCGTACGCGGCCGCGATGCTGATGTGGAGCATTGCGGCGATGCTGCATGCGGCGGTCGGCTCCGTGATGGGCTTCGCCGCGGTGCGCGCGTTGCTGGGGATCGGCGAGGGCGGCAACTTCCCGGCCGCGATCAAGACGACGGCCGAATGGTTTCCGCGCCGCGAACGCGCGCTCGCGACCGGCATCTTCAACTCGGGCGCGAACATCGGCGCGGTGTTCGCGCCGGCGATCATCCCGGCGATCGCGCTGGCCTACGGATGGCGCGCGGCATTCGTGATCATCGGCGCGATCGGCATCGTGTGGCTCGCGGTGTGGCTGGTGCTGTACCGCACGGCCGACACGCGCGCGCTCGCCGCCGAATACGACGAGCCGCGCGACGAAGCGGAAGCGCTCGACGCGGCCAACGCGGATGCCGGCGCGCCGCGCTGGGGCGAGCTGATCCGCAAGCGCGAAACCTGGGCATTCCTGATCGGCAAGTTCCTGACCGACCCGGTGTGGTGGTTCTATCTGTTCTGGCTGCCGAAGTGGCTCAACGAGTCGCGCGGGATGGACATGCAGCACATCGGCCTGCCGCTCGTGTGCATCTATGCGCTGACCACGGTGGGCAGCGTGGGCGGCGGCTGGCTGTCGTCGGCGCTGCTGCGCGCGGGCTGGAGCGTGAACGGCGCGCGCAAGACGGCGATGCTCGTCTGCGCGTGCTGCGTGCTGCCGATCGCGTTCGTGTCGCAGGTGCAGAGCCTGTGGATCGCGGTGACGATCGTCGGGCTTGCCGCGGCCGCGCATCAGGGCTGGTCGGCGAACCTGTTCACGACGGCATCCGATCTGTTTCCGCGCCGCGCGGTCGCGTCGGTGGTGGGCATCGGCGGGATGGCCGGTTCGATCGGCGGCGTGCTGTTCTCGGAAGTGATCGGGCAGGTGCTGCAGCGCACGGGCCACTACTGGGTGCTGTTCGCGATCGGCGCGCTGGCGTACCTGCTCGCGCTCGCGATCATGCACGCGCTCACGCCGAAGATGAAGCCGGCCCGACTCGGCGCGTAA
- a CDS encoding Lrp/AsnC family transcriptional regulator, translating to MAGITLDDLDLRILAILQDDASVSNLQLAERALSSPPTCMRRVRRLTEAGVIRRQIAVLDPVAIGTAVTALIEISLDRQTAEDYDAFEAYVCAEPSVTQCYRVSPGPDFIVVADLADVAEYDAFARRLFTGASNVRNVRTFFSTHRAKFDANARVAHAMRKRRDD from the coding sequence ATGGCCGGCATCACGCTCGACGATCTCGACCTGCGCATTCTCGCGATCCTGCAGGACGACGCGTCGGTGTCGAACCTGCAACTGGCCGAGCGCGCGCTGTCGTCGCCGCCGACCTGCATGCGCCGTGTGCGGCGGCTGACGGAGGCCGGCGTGATCCGCCGGCAGATCGCGGTGCTCGATCCGGTCGCGATCGGCACGGCCGTCACCGCGCTGATCGAGATCAGCCTCGACCGGCAGACGGCCGAAGACTACGACGCATTCGAGGCCTACGTGTGCGCGGAGCCGTCGGTCACGCAGTGCTACCGCGTGTCGCCGGGGCCGGATTTCATCGTGGTGGCCGATCTGGCCGACGTCGCCGAATACGACGCGTTCGCGCGGCGCCTCTTCACTGGCGCATCGAACGTGCGCAACGTGCGGACGTTCTTCTCGACGCATCGCGCGAAATTCGACGCGAACGCGCGCGTCGCGCACGCAATGCGCAAGCGTCGCGACGATTGA